From the Alloalcanivorax dieselolei B5 genome, one window contains:
- a CDS encoding fructosamine kinase family protein: MIDIDTAARELEILWSLPGRDCRLQPLGQSGAGLTAIIHTPAQRFFLKWMSDGDPLEAEQDGLTRLAPVVRVPGWRYLGPLAGGQALILEWLELGQSLSRGQWRELGELLRRLHSVPGEQFGYHRDNWIGASRQYNAPSPDWATFFVNQRLAPQWRWACQRGLPAAEAGQVEAVMALAMDWLCEVTVAPSLVHGDLWSGNLGTLTDGTVVLFDPAVYYGHGEVDLAMLELFGPVPEECHRGYGIDPHDPAVVQRKTLYNLYHLLNHFVLFGGGYLNAITRSCRTLLSY, from the coding sequence ATGATCGATATCGACACCGCCGCCCGGGAACTGGAAATACTGTGGTCGCTGCCCGGCCGGGACTGCCGGCTGCAACCGCTTGGGCAAAGCGGTGCCGGGCTCACCGCGATCATCCATACCCCGGCGCAGCGCTTCTTCCTCAAATGGATGAGCGATGGCGACCCGCTGGAGGCTGAACAGGACGGGCTGACCCGGCTGGCGCCAGTGGTGAGAGTGCCGGGCTGGCGTTACCTCGGCCCGCTGGCGGGCGGCCAGGCTCTGATTCTGGAATGGCTGGAACTGGGGCAATCCCTTTCCCGTGGACAATGGCGGGAGCTGGGCGAGCTGTTGCGGCGCCTGCATTCCGTGCCCGGGGAACAGTTCGGTTATCACCGTGATAACTGGATCGGCGCCAGCCGCCAATACAATGCACCGTCGCCGGATTGGGCCACCTTCTTCGTCAACCAACGGCTGGCGCCACAATGGCGCTGGGCCTGTCAGCGCGGGCTGCCGGCGGCGGAGGCGGGCCAGGTGGAAGCGGTGATGGCGCTGGCCATGGACTGGCTCTGCGAAGTGACGGTGGCGCCGTCGCTGGTGCACGGTGATCTGTGGTCCGGCAACCTGGGCACGCTCACCGACGGCACCGTGGTGCTGTTCGATCCGGCGGTGTACTACGGCCATGGGGAGGTGGATCTGGCCATGCTGGAATTGTTCGGCCCGGTGCCGGAAGAATGTCATCGGGGTTATGGTATCGACCCTCATGATCCCGCCGTGGTGCAGCGCAAGACGCTCTATAACCTGTATCATCTGCTCAACCACTTCGTGCTGTTCGGTGGCGGCTACCTCAATGCCATCACCCGCAGCTGCCGGACCCTGCTGTCCTACTGA